From the Caballeronia sp. NK8 genome, one window contains:
- a CDS encoding oxepin-CoA hydrolase, alternative type has translation MSAELLTERPAGSDTTLVLKLSNPGARNALHPDMYAAGIEALSTAERDNSVRVIVLTGADNFFCAGGNLNRLLENRAKDPSVQGESIDMLAEWITALRESTKPVIAAVEGAAAGAGFSLALACDLIVAADDARFVMSYARVGLTPDGGASWFLSRALPRTLASEVLLEAKPIGAARLHEVGVVNRLTKKGIALDAAIAWADDLGSVSPKALARIKSLINAADVQPLAAHLDMERDSFVDALHHGDALEGITAFLDKRQPNYR, from the coding sequence ATGAGCGCCGAACTACTGACAGAACGTCCCGCGGGCAGCGACACCACGCTCGTGCTCAAGTTGTCCAATCCCGGCGCGCGCAACGCGCTGCATCCGGACATGTACGCCGCCGGCATCGAAGCGTTGAGCACGGCGGAGCGCGACAACAGCGTGCGCGTGATCGTGCTGACCGGCGCCGACAACTTTTTCTGCGCGGGCGGCAATCTGAACCGCCTGCTGGAGAACCGCGCGAAAGATCCGTCGGTGCAGGGCGAAAGCATCGACATGCTGGCCGAATGGATCACCGCGCTGCGCGAATCGACCAAACCGGTGATCGCGGCGGTCGAAGGCGCGGCCGCCGGCGCGGGCTTTTCGCTCGCGCTCGCGTGCGATCTGATCGTCGCCGCCGATGACGCCCGCTTCGTCATGTCGTACGCGCGCGTCGGCCTCACGCCCGACGGCGGCGCATCGTGGTTCCTGTCGCGCGCCTTGCCGCGCACGCTCGCCAGCGAAGTGCTGCTCGAAGCAAAGCCGATCGGCGCGGCGCGCCTGCATGAAGTGGGCGTGGTGAACCGGCTGACGAAGAAAGGCATCGCGCTGGATGCGGCCATCGCATGGGCCGACGATCTCGGCAGCGTGTCGCCGAAAGCGCTGGCGCGCATCAAGTCGCTGATCAACGCCGCCGATGTGCAACCGCTCGCCGCGCATCTCGACATGGAACGCGACAGCTTCGTCGACGCGCTCCATCACGGCGATGCGCTCGAAGGCATCACCGCGTTCCTCGACAAGCGCCAGCCGAACTATCGCTAA